CGTAAAACCGCCTCCGCAGCGCCTTCCCCGCCGGGCCGGTTTATCCTGTAATATTGAAGACGCGAGCGTTCTTCATCATGATTCTCCTTCCCTGCGCTTTTCTGTCGCTGAGCGGAATAAAAAACGTAAAAGATAATGATTCCTGTTATTGACAAATGAAAAATCCGCCGCTATAATACGGTCAGATTCAAAAAAGAGACGCTTTCGTCTCCAACTCAAAAGTCAAACGGAGGAATTTTTCATGAACAAGAATCTCGTCAACAAGGTCAACGGTTATATCGCGAACATCGGCGTGTCGTTCGTCAAGATGCACAATCTGCATTGGAACGTCGTCGGTTCTCAGTTCAAGGCCGTCCACGAGTATCTCGAGTCCGTCTACGACGACTACGCGGACATTCTCGACGAAGCGGCGGAACTGCTGCGCATGAACGGCGAACTCCCCGCGGCGAGCCTGAAGCAGTATCTCGAACTGGCCAGCGTCAAGGAGCTCGAGTCCAAGGAGGTCTCGATCGGCGACGCGCTCGGCGTTCTCCTCGCCGACATGAAGCTCCTCAGGGACCAGGCCGCGGACATCCGCAAGGCAGCCGACGCGGAAGACGCTTTTGACGCCGCGAATATGATGGAAGACCACATCAAAGAGTTCAGCAAAAAGATCTGGTTCGTCGAGTCGATGACGAAGTAGCGGGAAAGGGAGCGGCCGGATGCCCGAGGAGAAAAAAACGCGCCATTCGCAGCAGCGAGACATGATCTACGACTATCTGCGCTCCACTCACGAGCATCCTTCGGCAGAGGCCATCTACACGGAGCTCAAGGCGAAGATGCCCAATCTCAGCCTTGGCACCGTCTACCGCAATCTCAAGCTGCTCGAGGAAAGCGGCAAGATCCGCCGGATCTCCGCGCTGCAGAACGCCGAACGCTACGACTGCATCTGCTGCGATCACGCCCATTTCGTCTGCACCAAATGCGGCAAAGTCAGGGATCTCGAGCCGATCGACGCCCGCGAGGCCGCCGGCGCGTTCACGCTGGAAGACGGCGACGTGCCCCTGGGCGTGTCGCTGACGATCAGCGGCGTCTGCGCCGAATGCCGAAAAAACGCTTGAGAGCATGCGAGCGAGGTGCAAGATCTTTCGGATTGAATTCGGCAAATAAAACAGCGAGCCTGCCTTGGATCATCTCGAGGCAGGCTCGCTGTTATTGCTCGTGATCATGACGTTCGGACCGACATTTCTCAAATCAGACGTCCAAGGAACGTAAGCACACAGGTCTTCACAATCTTTTACAGATTTTCCAAGCTCCAGGCGTTGATCCGCTCTAGTAGAGGGACGAACTTCTTCCCCGTCGCCGTCAGCGAATATTCTACCCGCGGCGGCACCTCGCGGTACACGCGGCGCCGTACGAAACCGCCGGCTTCCAGATCGCGCAGCTGGCGGGTGAGCGCCGACTGAGTGATCTCCGGGAACTCCCGGTTCAGCTCGCCGAAGCGCTTCGTGCGCTCGTGCAGCGACCAGAGAATGACGATTTTCCACTTTCCCGCGAAGATCTTCTGGATCTTCTTCATTCCGCATTCGCTTTTTTCTTCTGCGCCGCTCATGCATATTTCTTTCTCATTTCCCGTTTTCATGGATAGATCTCCTCGCCGTTATACAATAGTATCATTTTAAGTAGTATATATATTTTATCATCGTACTTTCATTTTTTGATGTTTCGTCTAAAATAAAAGCGTATAATTTTTCAGCGCGGCGTCTCATTGGCGCTGTTGTATTTTCATGGGGGATCTTCGATGAAAGCACTCGCGATCAACGGCGGGCCGCGACGCGGCTGGAACACGGACACGCTGCTTCTGGAAGCGCTGCGGGGAGCGCAGGAAGCGGGAACGGAAACAGAGATGATCCGTCTCTACGACCTCAAATACACAGGCTGCCGCAGCTGCATGGCCTGCAAGAGAAAAGGAGCGGTTCCGTGCCGATGCTACTGGAAAGACGACCTGTCCCCGGTGCTGGAGAAAGTTCTGCAGGCCGATGTCCTCTTCCTCGGCTCGCCCGTCTACCTCGGCACCGTCACGGCCCAGACGCACGCGTTCCTAGAGCGGCTGCATTACATCCTCTTCTCTTACAACGACATGACGAAATCGCTGTTCACGGGGCGCGTCGATTCGGCCTGCTTCTTCACCATGAACATGCCGCGGGACTATTACCGGCAGAATATGAAAGCCGGGCTCGAGACGGACGTGGTCGCCCTGAAAGGGCTGAACGGCAGCCTCGAAACTTACGCCTGCTGCGACACGCTACAGGTCGGCGACTACTCGAAGTACGAACTCAGCCTTTTCGATCCGGTCCATAAAAAGCGCGTCCATGAAAAACAGTTTCCCAAAGACCTGCAGGCCGCATATGAAATCGGAAAGCGTCTGGCAGCTCGCTGAGCCTCTTTCATCGTCTCTCGCGGAGACAGCCTTGGTCCCGCAAAAAAATCCGTCCGCGATTCCTCTCGGGAAAAGCGGACGGATTTTTACGTATTTTGCGCCGTCTTGTGCCCGGCGCGGAGAATGCTGCGCTGCATCCAGTTCCCTTTCCGGTGGTAGAGCAGGAAGAAGACGGACGTCAGCGCCCAGCTGACCGGATAGCCGATGAAAACGGTGCGGACGCTGTGGCTGAACGGCACCACAAACCAGATCCAGAGCAGGCGGAAGCCGCAGATGCCCAGCGCCGTCATCGCCGTGGGCACGATGGCATCGCCGGTACCGCGCATGCCGCTCGCCAGCGTGCCCACGGGCACGTAGGCAAAGTACCAGGGCGCGATGAGCCAGATGATCTCCATGCCGATGGAGATCACGGCGGGATCGTCGGTAAAGATCCCGTACAGCGGCGCGCCCCAGGTCACGAAAACCGCGCCGAAAAACAGCGAGAGCGCCGTCCCCAGTGCCGCGCTCACGCCGATGCTGCGCAGGACGCGGTCATATTTGCGGGCGCCGAAATTCTGTCCGGAAAACGTCGACACGGCCACGCCGAGCGCGTTGATGATCAGCCAATACATCCGGTCGACCTTGCCGCACACCGTCCAGGCCGCCACGGTGTCGACGCCGAAGCCGTTGACCGTCGACTGGATGACGATATTGGAGAGCGAATACATCGTCGACTGGAGCCCCGAAGGCAACCCGATGCGGACGACGCTGCCGAGGATCACCCGGTCGGGACGGAGGAATCCGCGCAAACGAAGCCGGAAAGACCCCGCTTCGCGCGCCAAAAAGATCCATACGCCCGCGGCGCTGGCCAGCTGCGACAGGACCGTGGCGTACGCCGCGCCCGCCACGCCCCAGCCCCAATGAACGACGAAGACGATATCGCCCGCGATGTTGACGATCGTGGCCAGCACGAGCAGGTAAAAGGGACGCTTGGAATCGCCTTTGGCGCGCAGCACGGCGGCTCCCATGTTGTAGACGAACATGAACAGGATCCCGCCGAAATAGATCCGCAGATAGCTCACGGCATGAGGCAGCACCTCCGGCGGCGTGTCCATCGCCGTCAGCGCCGGCTCCGCCAGGAAGGCGCCGACCAGCGACATCGCCGCGCCCGCCGCGATCGACAGCGCCATCGACGTGTGTACGGCCCGTGAGGCGTGCTCGGCGTCGCCGGCGCCGAAAAACTGTGCGATCACCACCGTGCCCCCCGAACAGAGGCCGATGAAGAACCCCAGCAGCAGGTTGACCAGATAGCCCGAAGGGCCGCCCACGGCGGCCAGCGCCTCCTTGCCCAGGAAGCGGCCGACGATGATGGCGTCGACGGTGTTGTACAGCTGCTGAAAGAACGTCCCCAGCAGGATCGGGAAGAAAAAGACCAGCAGCTGCTTCCAGATCACGCCCTCGATGATTTGTCTGTTTTCCCCGTCCATTTCGTCTCACCGCTCCGCTCAAAGCCGCGCCGCCGAATTGATAATACTTGTTCCTGACTCGAGCGGCGAACGTTCTCCAAACCTCCGAGGAAAATCCACACAGCGCACAGCGCGGCTCGCTTCGCGGATCTCCCTCGCTCATTAAGAAATAGCGTCAGCCGTGCAGCGCGGGAGCGCGTCCCCTCGGCGTGCGCCGCGGGAGTTCAGGCTTTCGCCCCCTCCGCTTTGGCGGCCAGCCAGCCGGCGCGGAAGCTTTTGTAGTCGGCCAGGTTTTCCGCCAGCAGCGTGGGCGTGTCGAGGCCGTAAGGGCAGCGGCTCTTGCAGGCGTTGCAGTGCAGGCACTGTTCGATGCGCATCATCATGGCGTCGGTCTTTTCGGACATCAGCGGCGGCACCGGCGACCGGCGCAGGAGCAGGCTCATGCGCGCGGCAGTCTGGATCTCGATGCCGGCGGCGCAGGGCTGACAGTAGCCGCACCCGTGGCAGAAATTGCCGGACAGCTCGCGGCGCTCTTTTTCGATCTCGTCCGCCCAGTCCTCGAAGCGCGGCGGATTTTTCTCCAGCTCCAGAAATTGATCGAGCTCGCTCTCGCGCTGTACGCCCCAGATGGGCACCACGAACGGATGTTTCTTCATGAACACGAAAGCCGCCTCGACGTGCGCGATCAGGCCGCCGGCCATCCCCTTCATGGCGATGAAGCCCATGTCACGCTCGTGCGCCAGGCAGGCCAGGTCGATGTCTTCCTGCGGCGCGATGCAGGTGAGCGGGAACTGGAGCGTGTCGTACCGTCCCGACAGCACGGCGGCACGGGCGCGCTCGCGGCCGTGATTGGTGATGCCGATAAAGCGCACGTAGCCGCGTTTCTTCGCCTCCACGCAGGCGGCGTAGGCGCCGTTCGGATCGTCGGGATCGGGCAGCGTCGAGGGATTGTGCAGCTGAATGAGATCGATATAATC
This sequence is a window from Pyramidobacter sp. YE332. Protein-coding genes within it:
- a CDS encoding DNA starvation/stationary phase protection protein, producing the protein MNKNLVNKVNGYIANIGVSFVKMHNLHWNVVGSQFKAVHEYLESVYDDYADILDEAAELLRMNGELPAASLKQYLELASVKELESKEVSIGDALGVLLADMKLLRDQAADIRKAADAEDAFDAANMMEDHIKEFSKKIWFVESMTK
- a CDS encoding helix-turn-helix domain-containing protein, whose protein sequence is MKKIQKIFAGKWKIVILWSLHERTKRFGELNREFPEITQSALTRQLRDLEAGGFVRRRVYREVPPRVEYSLTATGKKFVPLLERINAWSLENL
- a CDS encoding flavodoxin family protein; the encoded protein is MKALAINGGPRRGWNTDTLLLEALRGAQEAGTETEMIRLYDLKYTGCRSCMACKRKGAVPCRCYWKDDLSPVLEKVLQADVLFLGSPVYLGTVTAQTHAFLERLHYILFSYNDMTKSLFTGRVDSACFFTMNMPRDYYRQNMKAGLETDVVALKGLNGSLETYACCDTLQVGDYSKYELSLFDPVHKKRVHEKQFPKDLQAAYEIGKRLAAR
- a CDS encoding aldo/keto reductase, translating into MDKIRLGRTGLMVSACGFGALPIQRIPLKDAAYLLRKAYDHGINYFDTANAYSDSEEKIGAALADVRGKIVISTKSGGKDYQTVLEHIQLSLKRMKTDYIDLIQLHNPSTLPDPDDPNGAYAACVEAKKRGYVRFIGITNHGRERARAAVLSGRYDTLQFPLTCIAPQEDIDLACLAHERDMGFIAMKGMAGGLIAHVEAAFVFMKKHPFVVPIWGVQRESELDQFLELEKNPPRFEDWADEIEKERRELSGNFCHGCGYCQPCAAGIEIQTAARMSLLLRRSPVPPLMSEKTDAMMMRIEQCLHCNACKSRCPYGLDTPTLLAENLADYKSFRAGWLAAKAEGAKA
- a CDS encoding MATE family efflux transporter: MDGENRQIIEGVIWKQLLVFFFPILLGTFFQQLYNTVDAIIVGRFLGKEALAAVGGPSGYLVNLLLGFFIGLCSGGTVVIAQFFGAGDAEHASRAVHTSMALSIAAGAAMSLVGAFLAEPALTAMDTPPEVLPHAVSYLRIYFGGILFMFVYNMGAAVLRAKGDSKRPFYLLVLATIVNIAGDIVFVVHWGWGVAGAAYATVLSQLASAAGVWIFLAREAGSFRLRLRGFLRPDRVILGSVVRIGLPSGLQSTMYSLSNIVIQSTVNGFGVDTVAAWTVCGKVDRMYWLIINALGVAVSTFSGQNFGARKYDRVLRSIGVSAALGTALSLFFGAVFVTWGAPLYGIFTDDPAVISIGMEIIWLIAPWYFAYVPVGTLASGMRGTGDAIVPTAMTALGICGFRLLWIWFVVPFSHSVRTVFIGYPVSWALTSVFFLLYHRKGNWMQRSILRAGHKTAQNT
- a CDS encoding transcriptional repressor, producing the protein MPEEKKTRHSQQRDMIYDYLRSTHEHPSAEAIYTELKAKMPNLSLGTVYRNLKLLEESGKIRRISALQNAERYDCICCDHAHFVCTKCGKVRDLEPIDAREAAGAFTLEDGDVPLGVSLTISGVCAECRKNA